One part of the Lotus japonicus ecotype B-129 chromosome 2, LjGifu_v1.2 genome encodes these proteins:
- the LOC130738216 gene encoding uncharacterized protein LOC130738216 → MSIISSSTLTNSNVSLHPSLLTISTSQFPVFQTTLFPKPFHFLQPLSFSHRKPTIPVFCKSPEAAEEPSIPEDEWLQKLPEKTKPLYSHSLPCIEAWLKSLGFQQSKVDRAMWLVHKPDWHAHLALDITDLNIRYLKTGPGNLDKDMERRFSYALSREDIENAVLGGP, encoded by the exons ATGTCCATAATTTCATCCTCAACACTCACAAACTCCAATGTCTCACTCCATCCTTCATTGCTCACTATATCTACCTCTCAATTTCCAGTCTTTCAAACTACCCTTTTCCCCAAACCCTTTCACTTTCTCCAGCCACTTTCCTTCTCACACAGAAAACCCACCATCCCAGTTTTCTGCAAGTCTCCTGAAGCAGCAGAAGAACCCTCAATTCCAGAAGATGAGTGGCTTCAGAAGCTTCCTGAGAAGACCAAGCCCCTCTACTCTCACAGCTTGCCTTGCATTGAGGCATGGCTGAAGAGCCTTGGGTTCCAACAGAGCAAGGTTGATAGGGCTATGTGGCTTGTGCATAAGCCTGATTGGCATGCTCACCTCGCTTTGGATATCACTGACCTCAATATAAG GTATTTGAAGACTGGACCTGGAAATCTTGACAAAGATATGGAAAGGAGGTTTAGTTATGCTTTGAGCAGAGAAGACATTGAGAATGCTGTACTTGGAGGACCATAG